One Desulforegula conservatrix Mb1Pa genomic window carries:
- a CDS encoding PAS domain S-box protein yields the protein MNWLLPSITVCLTGSLVLFFFFFYLYRAYRENAFLLLASAWLINSFKFIFELTGKTEPSGLQIILANITSIASGVLLLHGTSYLMGKPISRAWTTLAATGILWLIIAKASGAQFLFMAVPAGAVLAAIYIFTGFTIINAMGSAKASALATGLAFILIGIFTVCSPYLLNISWFIPWKFTLSTILESASAIGIFIISFDIFEAKLKKSVQTHLSIFNATSEAIFIHDSDTGKILDVNDTATMMFGYGREEFLSFDSKNQPDAIMQFTNQDAWLKIFHTLKEGKQTFEKLCRNKDGNSFWTEVSLKEFSSGENQAVLAVVRDISERKAADQAFEHSKSSLRQLFEEGLLIFIMLDENGKITFSNSNFARMTGWRSDEISGCDWFKNFLPGQEDAKEYFIDTVTSKRSCNASVRYSKIRIRSGKDRLLRWNCAPIYDSGTKCDGAVIIGEDITEHRMAEEEKEFRNALLTTEMETTIDGILIVDSESKIIMSNKRFSEIWGIPEGIMNSASDEEALGHVINKLKAPEKFIERVKYLYAHPDEKARDEIELNDGRILDRYSASMFGSTGKYYGRAWYFRDITEQKQTENILREREEQLSGLAENLPGVIFQFYARQDGSMGIYYISDRAKEIFDIDDSDIKASFKVFLECVHNDHKEAFISSIEEAVKNKRKWDFEGKFIRPDGLSLWFKGISIPVERNGELVFNGLFLDITEKKMTEEALRENEEKFRALFNNMTEGVALHEIIFNENGVAEDYRIIDANPAYSKHVGINYNEVIGKTGRVIYKTHEPPFLIEFENVAKTRVPYTFETFFKPLSKYFSISVVSPKAGQFATVFEDITNRKKAEADRLEIERKMLHVQKLESLGILAGGIAHDFNNILTSILGNADIALIKLPPASPARDSLAEIERSAQRASDLCRQMLAYSGRGKFIIEDINLDEIIQNMAQLFKASISKKASLTVNSAKDLPSIKGDPTQIRQILMNLVTNASDAIEEKSGTVMINTGSLYCAGDFLIEISLGEKLPEGLYIFLEVSDSGCGMSPETASRIFEPFFTTKFTGRGLGMAAVLGIVKGHNGGIEIKSEPGKGSIFRIFFPVSETATEKKVSENGVLLEKPKEGFALVVDDEETIRTVAAEMLEMLGLYAITAKDGFEAIKTFTESHDRIDLVLLDLTMPGLSGEETLQELKKIRPDIKVIISSGYSGEEISEKLYESGISGFIQKPFNVKALSEKINEIMQAP from the coding sequence ATGAACTGGTTATTACCATCAATAACTGTGTGCCTTACCGGAAGTCTTGTTCTTTTTTTCTTTTTTTTCTACCTTTACCGCGCATACAGGGAAAACGCTTTCTTATTATTGGCTTCGGCCTGGCTGATCAATTCATTCAAATTCATTTTCGAATTAACAGGAAAAACTGAGCCATCAGGCCTGCAGATAATTTTGGCCAATATTACTTCAATCGCAAGCGGGGTTTTACTGCTTCATGGCACATCTTATCTTATGGGAAAACCAATTTCAAGAGCATGGACAACCCTTGCCGCGACAGGAATACTATGGCTAATTATTGCAAAAGCATCTGGTGCGCAATTCCTTTTTATGGCAGTTCCTGCCGGTGCTGTGCTTGCTGCGATTTATATATTCACCGGCTTTACAATCATAAACGCCATGGGCAGTGCAAAGGCGAGCGCTCTCGCAACTGGTTTAGCCTTCATTCTTATAGGTATTTTCACGGTTTGCAGTCCATATCTTCTTAATATCTCATGGTTCATACCATGGAAATTCACACTCAGCACCATACTCGAATCAGCTTCGGCAATTGGAATATTCATTATCTCCTTTGATATTTTTGAAGCTAAGCTGAAAAAATCAGTACAAACTCACTTATCCATATTCAATGCCACAAGCGAAGCAATTTTCATCCACGATTCAGATACGGGAAAAATACTGGATGTTAACGACACAGCGACCATGATGTTCGGATATGGCAGAGAGGAATTTCTGTCCTTTGACTCAAAAAACCAGCCAGATGCCATTATGCAGTTTACAAACCAAGACGCATGGTTAAAGATTTTCCATACATTGAAAGAAGGAAAACAAACATTTGAAAAACTTTGCAGAAATAAAGACGGAAACAGTTTCTGGACAGAGGTATCTTTGAAAGAATTCTCTTCGGGAGAAAATCAAGCTGTACTTGCTGTAGTAAGGGATATTTCCGAAAGAAAGGCGGCGGATCAGGCCTTTGAACATTCAAAGAGCAGTCTCCGCCAGCTTTTTGAAGAAGGCCTGCTAATTTTCATAATGCTTGATGAAAATGGCAAAATAACATTCAGCAACAGCAATTTTGCCAGAATGACCGGCTGGAGATCCGATGAGATATCCGGTTGCGACTGGTTCAAAAACTTCCTTCCTGGACAGGAAGATGCAAAAGAATATTTTATTGATACAGTTACAAGCAAAAGAAGCTGCAATGCATCCGTACGCTATAGCAAAATCCGAATAAGATCAGGCAAGGACAGACTCTTGAGGTGGAACTGCGCGCCCATTTATGACTCCGGAACAAAATGTGACGGAGCTGTTATTATTGGCGAGGATATTACAGAACACAGAATGGCAGAGGAAGAAAAAGAATTCAGGAATGCCCTACTGACAACGGAAATGGAAACTACGATCGACGGCATTCTTATTGTCGATTCAGAGTCGAAAATAATCATGTCCAACAAAAGGTTCTCAGAAATATGGGGAATACCTGAAGGCATAATGAATTCTGCTTCAGACGAAGAGGCTCTTGGCCATGTCATAAACAAGCTGAAAGCCCCGGAAAAATTCATTGAGAGGGTAAAATATCTATATGCGCACCCTGATGAAAAAGCCAGGGATGAAATAGAGCTTAATGACGGCAGGATTCTTGACCGATATTCGGCGTCAATGTTCGGAAGCACAGGAAAATACTACGGAAGAGCCTGGTATTTCAGGGATATCACAGAACAGAAACAAACAGAAAATATCCTGCGCGAAAGGGAAGAACAACTCAGTGGACTTGCGGAAAATCTGCCCGGAGTTATTTTTCAGTTCTACGCAAGGCAGGACGGAAGCATGGGAATCTATTACATCAGCGACAGGGCAAAAGAGATATTTGACATTGATGATTCAGATATAAAAGCCTCTTTCAAAGTCTTTTTGGAATGCGTCCATAATGATCACAAGGAAGCGTTCATTTCCTCAATTGAAGAGGCGGTAAAAAATAAACGCAAATGGGATTTTGAAGGCAAATTCATCAGGCCGGATGGACTGAGCCTCTGGTTCAAAGGCATTTCAATTCCTGTAGAAAGAAATGGAGAGCTTGTTTTCAATGGGCTGTTTCTTGACATCACAGAAAAGAAAATGACTGAAGAGGCCTTAAGAGAAAACGAAGAAAAATTCAGGGCTCTTTTTAATAATATGACTGAAGGAGTTGCCCTCCATGAGATTATTTTTAACGAAAATGGCGTGGCAGAAGACTATCGGATCATTGATGCAAATCCCGCATACTCAAAACATGTCGGAATCAATTATAATGAAGTTATAGGTAAAACGGGCAGAGTTATCTACAAAACGCATGAGCCCCCTTTTTTAATAGAATTTGAAAACGTAGCCAAAACACGCGTTCCATATACTTTTGAAACTTTTTTCAAGCCTTTGAGCAAATACTTCTCCATATCTGTGGTATCACCAAAAGCAGGTCAGTTCGCCACTGTTTTTGAGGATATAACAAATCGAAAAAAGGCTGAAGCTGACAGACTTGAAATTGAAAGAAAAATGCTCCACGTCCAGAAACTTGAAAGCTTAGGCATTCTTGCCGGAGGAATTGCACATGATTTCAACAACATCCTGACTTCCATACTTGGAAATGCGGATATAGCGCTCATAAAACTTCCACCTGCTTCACCTGCCAGGGACAGCCTTGCCGAGATTGAAAGATCCGCACAGAGAGCCTCTGATTTATGCAGACAAATGCTCGCCTACTCCGGCAGGGGCAAATTCATTATTGAAGACATTAATCTTGATGAAATTATTCAGAATATGGCCCAGCTCTTCAAGGCATCTATTTCAAAAAAAGCCTCTCTTACAGTTAATTCGGCAAAAGACCTGCCTTCCATTAAAGGTGATCCGACGCAGATCAGACAAATACTTATGAATCTGGTTACAAACGCATCAGATGCCATAGAAGAAAAAAGCGGAACTGTAATGATCAATACAGGGTCATTGTACTGTGCAGGAGATTTCCTGATCGAGATTTCATTGGGAGAAAAACTTCCTGAGGGTCTTTATATTTTTCTTGAAGTATCTGACTCGGGATGCGGAATGAGTCCTGAAACAGCAAGCAGAATATTTGAACCTTTTTTCACCACAAAATTTACGGGCAGAGGTCTTGGAATGGCTGCTGTTCTTGGAATTGTCAAAGGCCATAACGGCGGAATAGAAATCAAAAGCGAACCTGGGAAAGGAAGCATATTCAGAATTTTCTTCCCTGTATCGGAAACTGCAACAGAAAAGAAGGTCTCGGAAAACGGGGTGTTATTAGAAAAGCCCAAAGAAGGATTTGCTCTTGTTGTTGATGATGAAGAAACAATCCGAACCGTGGCTGCAGAAATGCTTGAAATGCTCGGACTCTACGCCATTACTGCTAAAGATGGCTTTGAGGCCATAAAAACATTCACAGAATCTCATGACAGAATCGACCTTGTTCTCCTTGACCTTACCATGCCAGGTCTTAGCGGGGAAGAGACTTTGCAGGAGCTCAAAAAAATCAGGCCGGATATCAAGGTCATTATTTCAAGCGGATACAGCGGAGAAGAGATATCAGAAAAGCTTTATGAATCAGGAATTTCTGGGTTTATTCAAAAGCCCTTTAACGTCAAAGCTCTTTCAGAAAAAATAAATGAGATAATGCAGGCTCCATAG
- a CDS encoding CHASE4 domain-containing protein → MSLRTKALIILGIFFVLYGAIDYGIHRLYILPQFLTIEREEAKKNLDRCMAALDREIKNLDQTTNDWAAWDDSCKFMKNTNKNEYIETNLLLKTFTDNRINLIWFLNADGTKEWGNFVSMKNEKPQPAFTLGDTRHFLVNNKAGYIRGISKIDSRLFIISCRPIITSDREGPVHGTLVMGRVVDDEYISQLAAQTSTDMKLDIITEEKSAAEENDSTSFLKVSGTYPDIHGNHIIKITIKYFRNIATRGDTIIKESIFMTLLAGSFLSIALLSMMRTSIIIPIKRLTVHALEIRETGQFIPVSGYDGDGEIGLLYGAFASMLNELRETHTELEKRVEGRTRKLEALNEKLKTEVARRIETEEKLKKAKQNLEEKVLERTRKLIATNQKLMEEIEERLKSEVSLRIYHEKLIRMTSELTIAEERERRKIATGLHDCIGQTLTVAKMKVDLVSKKAEDEEIRKNTTSISSMLEQAISDTRDFTFRLSPPVLHELGLTAGLEWLAEYAENEYGLTVIFEKNNFTVEIDETIKITAFQAAKELVFNAFKHAEASIIRIGLTMTEKKLILFVEDNGKGFDYRPASLQSHSKGFGLFSITERLSHSGGRISVVSGEGRGSKITIIVPTA, encoded by the coding sequence ATGTCTCTGCGAACGAAAGCTTTGATTATTCTTGGTATATTTTTCGTTCTATATGGTGCCATTGATTATGGAATTCACAGACTTTATATCCTCCCCCAGTTTCTGACGATAGAAAGAGAAGAAGCAAAAAAGAATCTTGACAGGTGCATGGCTGCGCTGGACAGGGAAATAAAAAACCTTGACCAGACCACCAATGATTGGGCTGCATGGGATGATTCATGCAAATTCATGAAAAATACAAATAAAAACGAATACATAGAAACCAACCTCCTTTTAAAGACGTTTACTGACAACAGAATAAATCTCATCTGGTTTCTTAACGCTGACGGCACAAAAGAGTGGGGAAATTTCGTCAGCATGAAAAATGAAAAGCCACAGCCAGCATTCACTCTCGGAGACACTCGCCATTTTTTGGTAAACAACAAGGCAGGATATATAAGAGGCATATCCAAAATAGATTCAAGATTATTTATTATTTCCTGCAGGCCGATAATAACAAGCGACAGGGAAGGACCGGTGCATGGAACTCTTGTAATGGGAAGAGTCGTTGATGATGAATACATCTCACAGCTTGCGGCCCAAACATCTACTGACATGAAGCTTGACATTATTACAGAAGAAAAATCGGCGGCAGAAGAAAATGACAGCACATCATTTCTGAAAGTCTCCGGGACATACCCTGACATCCATGGGAATCATATAATAAAAATCACGATAAAGTATTTCAGGAACATAGCAACAAGGGGCGATACCATTATTAAAGAGTCGATTTTTATGACTTTATTGGCAGGCAGCTTTCTCTCAATCGCACTACTGTCAATGATGCGAACAAGTATAATAATACCTATAAAAAGACTGACTGTTCACGCATTGGAGATAAGGGAAACCGGGCAGTTCATTCCAGTTTCAGGATATGATGGTGATGGAGAAATAGGCCTGCTTTACGGCGCGTTTGCATCAATGCTGAATGAACTGAGAGAAACCCACACAGAGCTTGAAAAAAGAGTAGAAGGAAGAACAAGAAAACTTGAGGCTCTCAATGAAAAACTAAAAACAGAAGTTGCTCGTAGAATCGAAACTGAAGAAAAACTGAAAAAAGCAAAGCAGAATTTAGAAGAAAAAGTTCTTGAAAGGACCAGAAAACTCATCGCTACGAACCAAAAGCTGATGGAAGAAATTGAAGAAAGACTGAAAAGCGAGGTTTCCCTTAGAATATATCATGAAAAATTGATCCGCATGACGTCAGAACTGACAATAGCCGAAGAAAGGGAAAGACGAAAAATAGCAACAGGGCTCCATGACTGCATAGGCCAGACCCTCACTGTCGCTAAGATGAAAGTGGACCTTGTTTCAAAGAAGGCCGAGGATGAAGAGATTCGAAAAAATACGACATCAATAAGTTCCATGCTTGAACAGGCAATAAGTGACACAAGGGATTTCACATTCAGGCTAAGCCCGCCTGTGCTGCATGAACTTGGCCTTACCGCAGGTCTCGAATGGCTTGCCGAATATGCGGAAAACGAATACGGCTTAACAGTGATATTTGAAAAAAATAATTTTACGGTGGAAATTGATGAAACCATAAAAATAACGGCTTTTCAGGCCGCAAAAGAACTGGTGTTCAATGCCTTCAAACATGCAGAGGCATCCATTATCAGAATTGGTCTTACCATGACAGAAAAAAAGCTAATCCTTTTTGTTGAAGACAACGGGAAGGGTTTTGATTATCGCCCAGCCTCATTACAAAGCCATAGCAAAGGATTCGGACTTTTCAGCATAACAGAAAGACTTTCCCATTCAGGAGGAAGAATATCAGTGGTCTCCGGTGAAGGAAGGGGAAGTAAAATAACCATAATTGTACCAACTGCCTAA
- a CDS encoding response regulator yields MPTVMLADDHEIVREGLRAMLQTQDDIKVIGEAENGRQILKMMRQKKPDLVIMDIAMPELNGIDTARSIRDEFSDVRVIALSMHSDKRFVLGMLKAGASGYLLKECAFQELITAVNSVLSGGVYISPQIASHLVSDYVHISEDTVRSGIEVLSGREREVLQLIAEGKSTKEIASKLNISIKTVETRRKGIMDKLEMRSIADLVKLAIREGLTKA; encoded by the coding sequence ATGCCGACAGTTATGCTTGCAGATGATCATGAGATAGTAAGGGAAGGGCTGAGAGCCATGCTTCAAACCCAGGATGACATAAAGGTTATAGGAGAAGCTGAAAATGGTCGTCAGATTCTTAAAATGATGAGACAGAAAAAACCTGATCTTGTGATTATGGATATAGCCATGCCTGAACTTAACGGAATAGATACGGCAAGAAGCATACGCGACGAATTTTCGGATGTAAGGGTTATTGCCCTTTCCATGCACTCTGACAAAAGATTTGTGCTTGGGATGCTAAAGGCCGGGGCATCGGGCTATCTCCTGAAAGAATGCGCATTCCAGGAACTGATAACAGCGGTCAACTCGGTTCTGTCAGGCGGAGTTTACATAAGTCCCCAAATTGCATCTCATCTGGTTTCGGATTATGTCCATATCTCAGAAGATACAGTTCGTTCTGGAATTGAAGTACTTTCAGGCAGGGAAAGAGAAGTGCTCCAGCTGATAGCCGAAGGGAAATCCACGAAAGAGATCGCATCAAAGCTTAACATCAGTATCAAAACAGTTGAAACGAGAAGAAAAGGAATAATGGATAAGTTAGAAATGAGAAGCATAGCCGATCTTGTGAAACTTGCCATACGCGAGGGGCTGACAAAAGCCTGA
- a CDS encoding ATP-binding protein has protein sequence MIKDNKPSCLGRFFFSQFIVFLIFLFHEAAYAGADERVVKVGVYENAPKVFTADSGNPSGIFIDIIEYIAREEGWNLVYISGTWAEGLDRLSKGEIDLMPDVAYNAEREKKFFFHKVPVLSSWSQVYSASGAKIQSILDLDKKKVAVLDGSVQQTAFAKLAGSFGLNISLVFVPDYKTMFEIIAKGEADAGITNRFFGLMQAKKYGLEDTTVIFDPSDLFFAASQNTPKQLLDIIDSYLSDIKKDSQSVYYESVKRWTSEDVKFKLPAWVQIVGLTVGIALVLSIVGSFFLKYQINARTRELQKINQEIEERITKRTEELAAAMEKAKAADRIKSAFLATMSHELRTPLNSIIGFTGIMLQGLAGPLNPEQNKQMSMVQNSARHLLSLINDVLDISKIEAGQLDLACVSVDLRASLEKIVKIVSPLAEKKGIELKLDIADNIGTINTDQRRLEQIILNLLNNAVKFTEKGHVCVSCRMDNNHYILSFSDTGIGMQPEEIPNLFQPFHQIDSGLSRKREGTGLGLSICKKIIEIMGGSISVESRWEHGSTFTVRIPLQTGDLS, from the coding sequence ATGATAAAGGATAATAAGCCATCTTGTCTCGGCCGATTTTTTTTTAGCCAGTTCATCGTATTTCTGATTTTTTTATTCCATGAAGCTGCTTATGCAGGAGCAGATGAGCGGGTTGTGAAAGTAGGTGTCTATGAAAATGCGCCCAAGGTTTTCACAGCAGATTCAGGAAATCCGTCAGGTATTTTTATTGATATCATTGAATATATAGCCAGGGAAGAAGGCTGGAATCTGGTTTATATTTCCGGAACATGGGCAGAAGGCCTTGATCGCCTGTCAAAAGGGGAAATTGATCTTATGCCAGATGTCGCCTACAATGCAGAGAGGGAGAAAAAATTTTTCTTCCACAAGGTGCCTGTCTTGTCTTCGTGGTCCCAGGTTTATTCTGCAAGTGGCGCCAAAATCCAGTCAATTCTTGATCTGGACAAGAAAAAAGTGGCGGTTCTTGATGGTTCAGTACAACAGACCGCTTTTGCCAAACTTGCAGGCAGCTTTGGCCTGAATATAAGCCTTGTTTTTGTTCCTGATTACAAAACCATGTTTGAAATTATAGCCAAAGGTGAAGCAGACGCAGGTATTACCAACCGTTTTTTCGGACTGATGCAAGCCAAAAAGTACGGACTTGAAGATACAACAGTTATTTTTGATCCATCAGATCTTTTTTTTGCGGCCTCTCAAAACACGCCGAAGCAGCTTCTTGATATAATTGATAGCTATCTTTCTGATATAAAAAAAGACTCACAATCTGTGTATTATGAGTCTGTGAAACGATGGACATCTGAAGATGTTAAATTCAAATTACCGGCATGGGTACAAATCGTTGGCTTAACTGTCGGCATAGCACTGGTTCTGAGCATTGTGGGAAGCTTTTTCCTAAAGTATCAGATTAATGCACGCACGCGGGAGCTTCAGAAAATAAACCAGGAAATAGAAGAACGTATAACAAAGCGCACCGAAGAGCTGGCTGCGGCAATGGAAAAAGCTAAGGCAGCCGACAGAATCAAGTCCGCATTTCTGGCAACCATGTCCCACGAATTGAGAACGCCGCTGAACTCCATCATCGGGTTTACGGGTATAATGCTCCAGGGGCTTGCAGGCCCGTTGAATCCTGAACAGAACAAACAGATGTCCATGGTGCAAAACAGCGCACGCCATCTTTTATCCCTTATCAACGATGTTCTGGATATTTCCAAAATTGAAGCAGGTCAGCTTGATCTTGCATGTGTATCTGTTGACCTGAGAGCGTCACTTGAAAAAATTGTTAAAATAGTATCACCTCTGGCCGAAAAAAAAGGGATAGAACTTAAACTTGATATCGCAGATAATATCGGGACGATTAATACTGATCAGCGCCGTTTGGAACAGATCATTCTAAATCTGCTCAACAACGCGGTCAAATTTACGGAAAAAGGGCATGTCTGCGTTTCATGCCGTATGGACAATAATCATTATATCCTTTCATTTTCAGACACTGGCATAGGCATGCAGCCTGAGGAAATTCCCAACCTGTTTCAACCGTTCCACCAGATTGATAGTGGTCTTTCAAGAAAACGGGAAGGAACAGGGCTTGGCCTTTCAATATGCAAAAAAATTATAGAAATTATGGGCGGTTCCATAAGCGTGGAAAGCCGATGGGAGCATGGCAGCACCTTTACCGTGCGCATCCCTTTACAAACAGGAGATTTGTCATGA
- a CDS encoding response regulator, whose amino-acid sequence MNDTLLIIEDNEQNFYLMRFLLEKNGFTIIGAEDGRAGIKMALLHKPIGILLDIQLPEMDGYAVAAELKKHEELDGVPIIAVTSYAMVGDREHILAAGATGYIEKPINPETFVAEIIRYLSKE is encoded by the coding sequence ATGAACGACACTCTGCTTATTATTGAAGATAACGAACAGAATTTCTATCTGATGCGTTTCTTGCTTGAAAAAAATGGTTTTACAATCATTGGTGCGGAAGATGGCAGGGCAGGAATAAAAATGGCTCTGCTTCACAAACCTATTGGTATTCTACTGGATATCCAGTTGCCTGAAATGGACGGATATGCGGTTGCCGCAGAGCTTAAAAAGCACGAAGAGCTTGATGGAGTGCCGATCATCGCCGTAACATCCTATGCAATGGTTGGAGACAGGGAACATATTTTGGCGGCAGGAGCGACAGGTTATATTGAAAAGCCCATAAATCCTGAGACATTCGTGGCAGAAATTATTCGGTATTTGTCGAAAGAATAA
- a CDS encoding response regulator: MNILIVDDRDENLYLLEVLFKGNGYDVQSVPNGAEALERLESGGVDLIISDILMPVMDGFELCRRVRANEKLCHIPFIFYTATYTGPQDELFALKIGADRFIQKPCEPDVIMGAVRDVMTIARSKEIVLATESAHEEEILKLYNQRLVRKLEQKMLELEKEVQDRQKAEEILKQSETRYRFLFNSIRDAIVVVDTKRAVIDCNPAFVDLFGYSLEDIIGKETFMFFANDEALRQVENEFKKYIADYRFLYKVDFKKKNGAVFPGEVNIFYLMAEKGILKGFIGIIRDITERIHAEKTEKDLESRLHQSQKMEAIGRLAGGVAHDFNNMLSIIIGYADMALTRLNPLDPLYNDVLQIINAGERSADLTRQLLAFSRKQPILPVATSLNSLIENRLKMLGRLIGEDINVKFFPGAGLWNIKIDTSQMDQILVNLTVNARDAISSGGIITIETANVDHVAEDSIIAQGEYVMISVADTGKGMDAETIEHIFEPFFTTKENLGTGLGLATVYGIVKQNEGFVNVYSEPGIGTTFKIYIPRFYGEATEKIEKEQTSNLNGKETILVVEDEEIVLAMAKKILSVYGYKVFEAKTPGDACLIAETHKGEINLFLSDMVMPGMTGVDLQKKIHKIIPDLKTIFMSGYTPQFIAQKGFIEENFNFIQKPFSVVALAQKVREVLDR; this comes from the coding sequence ATGAATATCCTCATTGTTGATGACAGAGATGAGAATTTGTATCTGCTGGAAGTTCTGTTCAAGGGGAATGGATATGATGTCCAGTCTGTCCCGAATGGCGCGGAGGCACTTGAGCGTCTTGAGTCAGGCGGAGTTGACCTGATAATCAGTGATATCCTCATGCCGGTCATGGATGGATTTGAGCTGTGCCGAAGAGTCAGGGCAAATGAAAAACTATGCCATATCCCTTTTATCTTCTATACAGCCACTTATACCGGCCCCCAGGATGAACTGTTTGCTCTCAAGATCGGAGCAGACCGGTTTATTCAAAAACCCTGTGAGCCGGATGTAATTATGGGGGCTGTCCGGGATGTTATGACAATTGCCAGAAGCAAGGAAATAGTTTTAGCCACAGAATCAGCTCATGAAGAGGAAATTCTCAAACTTTACAATCAACGCCTGGTTAGAAAGCTTGAGCAGAAGATGCTGGAATTAGAAAAAGAGGTTCAGGATAGGCAAAAGGCGGAGGAAATCCTGAAACAGAGTGAAACAAGATACAGATTCCTTTTTAATAGCATCCGGGATGCTATTGTAGTCGTGGACACAAAAAGAGCAGTAATTGACTGCAATCCGGCCTTTGTTGATCTTTTTGGTTATTCCCTGGAAGACATTATAGGGAAAGAAACATTTATGTTTTTTGCAAATGACGAAGCATTAAGACAAGTGGAAAACGAGTTTAAAAAATATATAGCAGATTACCGTTTCTTATATAAGGTCGATTTCAAGAAAAAGAACGGGGCTGTTTTCCCGGGAGAGGTCAATATTTTTTATTTAATGGCCGAAAAAGGTATTCTGAAAGGTTTCATAGGGATTATAAGGGACATAACCGAGCGGATACACGCTGAAAAAACTGAAAAAGATTTGGAATCCCGGCTGCATCAATCCCAAAAAATGGAAGCAATAGGAAGGCTTGCAGGAGGCGTTGCGCATGACTTCAACAACATGCTCAGCATAATTATTGGCTATGCAGATATGGCCTTGACTCGCCTGAATCCACTTGATCCGCTTTATAATGATGTTCTTCAAATCATAAACGCAGGAGAGCGATCTGCTGATCTTACAAGACAGCTTCTGGCCTTTTCGCGTAAACAACCCATCTTACCGGTTGCGACAAGCCTGAACAGTCTTATCGAAAACCGACTTAAAATGTTGGGTAGATTGATAGGAGAAGATATCAACGTCAAGTTCTTCCCAGGTGCAGGCCTTTGGAACATAAAAATTGACACAAGTCAGATGGATCAGATCCTTGTCAATCTGACTGTAAATGCAAGGGACGCCATTTCAAGCGGGGGAATTATTACAATAGAAACTGCAAATGTTGACCATGTTGCAGAGGATTCTATTATCGCACAGGGAGAGTATGTCATGATTTCTGTGGCGGATACAGGAAAAGGCATGGACGCTGAAACAATTGAACATATATTCGAGCCTTTTTTTACAACAAAGGAAAACTTGGGGACAGGACTGGGACTTGCAACCGTATATGGGATAGTGAAGCAGAATGAAGGCTTCGTAAATGTTTACAGCGAGCCAGGAATAGGAACTACGTTCAAGATATATATTCCAAGATTTTATGGCGAGGCTACTGAAAAAATTGAAAAGGAACAAACCTCAAATCTAAATGGGAAAGAAACCATACTTGTTGTTGAAGATGAGGAAATTGTTCTGGCCATGGCTAAAAAAATCCTATCTGTTTATGGATATAAAGTGTTTGAGGCCAAAACACCCGGCGACGCATGCCTGATAGCTGAAACACATAAAGGGGAAATAAATCTTTTCCTTTCTGATATGGTCATGCCGGGAATGACTGGCGTAGATCTTCAGAAAAAAATACACAAAATAATACCCGATCTGAAAACCATTTTTATGTCAGGTTATACACCTCAGTTTATCGCGCAGAAAGGCTTTATAGAAGAAAACTTTAATTTCATTCAAAAACCTTTTTCTGTGGTAGCTCTGGCTCAAAAAGTCAGGGAGGTTTTGGATCGTTAG